Proteins from a genomic interval of Shewanella seohaensis:
- a CDS encoding DNA polymerase II — protein MTPETAAPVSVQGRVLTRHAITRGATLVLQYYLATVSGPVLVELPGSEYICFCHQSDMAALQLQTPGQALRCVPLALKSFKRQSVAAIYAKSSSVFRHLQRIATDAGIPLFEADIRPEQRFLIERFVALDVAFLGHFVSNAGIDEQLPIFSAIRAKAVAPQPEIKLRSISLDFECSFEGLLYSVALYGHDAQSQPYEKVIMVGEPQPDAAIYIEWVSDEAALIHRLIAWFTEFDPDVIIGWSVVTFDLALLYRRALLHRIPLRIGRGGALLEWKVENKFRPETLSLPGRVVLDGIDWLKAAFYQFERFSLEFVAQTLLGEGKAIHDVENRAQEIDALFAENKQGLAHYNLTDSRLVWDIFEHTQLWDFALARAELTGLELGRVGASVAAFNHLYLPHLHRAGFVAPAQPASQGIESPGGYVMDSVPGFYQHILVFDFKSLYPSIIRTFLIDPKGLIEGLDDEEGSALDESETVAGFLGARFNRHQPILPKLIQNLSEQREKAKREANAPLSQAIKIIMNSLYGVLGSQGCVFHDAKLASSITMRGHQIMKQTRAWIEDMGYQVIYGDTDSTFVYLGPEPDLSDINALGKQIAARMNQQWQSKIAQEFQLESFLELQFERHYEQFFMPTLRGSEEGSKKRYVGAWRNRNGALEITFKGMEQVRSDWSPLARKVQAELYERMFNQRDISGYLTDVIAELLAGKRDDELVFSKRMRRNLDEYTAKSSPHVKVARQLCELTGKASFGKRGAQIDYVITVNGPEPVSHRSSTIDYQYYIDKQIGPIAEPVFSIMKLNYTNIASKQLLLI, from the coding sequence CTGACGCCTGAAACGGCTGCGCCTGTGAGTGTACAGGGACGCGTCCTCACGCGCCATGCTATTACGCGCGGTGCAACGCTTGTGCTGCAGTATTATCTCGCCACCGTTTCAGGCCCTGTGCTGGTGGAGTTACCTGGCTCTGAGTACATTTGTTTTTGTCATCAAAGCGATATGGCTGCATTGCAGTTACAAACACCGGGGCAGGCACTGCGCTGTGTACCGCTTGCACTTAAAAGCTTTAAAAGACAATCCGTGGCGGCGATTTATGCCAAGTCGAGCAGTGTGTTTCGTCATTTACAGCGGATAGCGACGGATGCTGGCATTCCCTTATTTGAGGCGGATATCCGTCCAGAGCAGCGTTTTTTAATCGAACGTTTTGTGGCGCTCGATGTGGCATTTTTAGGGCATTTTGTCAGCAACGCTGGCATAGATGAACAATTGCCCATTTTTAGCGCTATACGCGCGAAAGCTGTTGCACCGCAGCCGGAAATAAAATTGCGTTCAATTTCCCTCGATTTTGAATGCAGTTTTGAAGGATTACTCTATTCCGTGGCTCTTTATGGACACGATGCGCAATCTCAGCCCTATGAAAAAGTCATTATGGTGGGGGAGCCGCAGCCTGATGCTGCAATCTACATCGAATGGGTGAGCGATGAGGCGGCGCTTATCCATCGTCTCATCGCTTGGTTTACTGAGTTTGATCCCGATGTGATCATTGGTTGGTCTGTGGTGACCTTTGATTTGGCCTTGTTATATCGGCGTGCGTTGCTGCACCGGATCCCGCTGCGTATCGGCCGCGGTGGCGCGCTTCTCGAGTGGAAGGTGGAGAATAAATTTCGGCCTGAAACCTTAAGTTTGCCTGGGCGAGTGGTGCTCGATGGTATCGATTGGTTAAAGGCGGCCTTTTATCAATTCGAGCGCTTCTCTTTGGAGTTTGTCGCCCAAACGCTACTCGGTGAAGGCAAAGCGATTCATGATGTAGAAAATCGAGCGCAAGAGATTGATGCGCTATTTGCCGAAAATAAACAAGGGCTTGCACATTATAATCTGACCGATAGTCGCTTAGTGTGGGATATTTTTGAACATACTCAATTGTGGGATTTTGCCCTCGCTCGCGCCGAATTAACGGGGTTAGAACTGGGGCGTGTAGGTGCCTCGGTCGCCGCATTCAACCATTTGTATCTACCGCATTTACATAGGGCAGGCTTCGTCGCGCCCGCACAGCCTGCTAGCCAAGGGATAGAAAGCCCTGGTGGTTATGTAATGGATTCTGTCCCGGGTTTTTATCAACATATTTTAGTGTTTGACTTTAAAAGCCTTTACCCATCGATTATCCGGACTTTTTTAATTGATCCTAAGGGCTTGATTGAAGGCTTGGATGATGAGGAGGGATCGGCATTAGATGAGTCTGAAACCGTTGCCGGTTTTTTGGGCGCGCGGTTTAACCGACATCAACCGATCCTGCCAAAACTTATCCAAAATCTCTCAGAACAACGCGAAAAAGCCAAGCGGGAGGCGAATGCGCCTTTATCGCAAGCGATTAAAATCATTATGAATTCGCTCTATGGGGTTTTAGGCTCCCAAGGCTGCGTGTTCCATGATGCGAAACTGGCAAGCTCCATCACCATGCGCGGTCATCAAATCATGAAGCAAACTCGCGCGTGGATTGAGGACATGGGCTACCAAGTCATTTATGGAGATACCGACTCCACCTTCGTTTATTTAGGCCCAGAGCCAGATCTCAGTGATATTAATGCCTTAGGTAAGCAGATTGCCGCGCGAATGAATCAGCAATGGCAAAGTAAAATTGCGCAGGAGTTTCAGCTAGAAAGTTTTCTCGAACTACAGTTTGAGCGCCACTACGAGCAGTTTTTTATGCCGACTCTGCGGGGCTCGGAGGAGGGCAGTAAGAAGCGTTATGTCGGTGCTTGGCGCAATCGAAATGGCGCGCTGGAAATCACTTTTAAGGGGATGGAGCAGGTTCGCAGTGATTGGAGCCCCTTGGCGCGTAAGGTGCAGGCTGAACTCTATGAGCGCATGTTTAACCAAAGGGATATTAGTGGCTATTTAACGGATGTGATTGCTGAGCTGCTGGCAGGTAAACGCGATGATGAGCTGGTATTTAGCAAACGCATGCGCCGTAATTTAGATGAATACACGGCCAAATCTTCTCCCCATGTGAAAGTCGCGCGCCAGCTTTGTGAATTAACAGGAAAGGCATCCTTTGGCAAGCGAGGGGCACAGATTGATTATGTGATTACTGTAAACGGTCCTGAACCGGTTTCGCATAGATCGTCTACAATTGATTATCAATACTACATAGATAAGCAAATTGGCCCTATTGCAGAGCCTGTCTTTTCAATAATGAAATTAAATTACACGAACATTGCCTCTAAACAGTTGCTGTTAATTTAG
- a CDS encoding porin — protein sequence MNKTLVATALAALFLAPTVSAIEIYKDDKNAVEIGGFIDVRVINTQGETEVVNGASRINFGFSRELTNGWNAFAKLEWGVNPVGSSDIVYNNRFESVQDEFFYNRLGYAGISHDEYGTITIGKQWGAWYDVVYNTNYGFVWDGNSAGVYTFNKDDGAVNGVGRGDKVVQYRNSFGDVSFAVQAQLKNSSFYTCDIENITESACEAEWNAGKKEAQQVTYDYTYGASLTYKATDKLSLMAGMNRGEFDVAYGTGEQKTAVDLIYGVGATWGDFDKNGLYAAANVHKEENHDTDNIGRLIKDAYGVETLVSYKFDNGLRPFVSYNILDAGKDYVIQPNFNADPNDVFKRQFVVVGLHFVWDPNTVLYVEARKDYSDFTSADKAQEARMSLSEDDGIAIGIRYTL from the coding sequence ATGAACAAAACGTTAGTAGCAACTGCGCTAGCAGCACTCTTTCTCGCGCCAACAGTATCAGCAATCGAAATCTACAAAGACGATAAAAATGCGGTAGAAATCGGTGGCTTTATTGATGTGCGCGTAATCAATACCCAAGGTGAAACTGAAGTTGTTAATGGTGCTTCTCGAATTAATTTTGGTTTCAGCCGTGAGTTAACCAATGGTTGGAACGCATTTGCCAAGTTGGAATGGGGCGTGAACCCTGTTGGCAGCAGCGACATTGTCTATAACAACCGTTTCGAATCGGTGCAGGACGAGTTCTTCTACAACCGTCTAGGCTACGCAGGCATCAGCCACGATGAATACGGCACTATCACTATTGGTAAACAATGGGGTGCTTGGTATGACGTGGTATACAACACAAACTACGGTTTTGTGTGGGATGGTAACTCTGCAGGTGTTTACACCTTCAACAAAGACGACGGCGCGGTAAACGGCGTTGGTCGGGGTGATAAAGTTGTTCAATACCGTAACAGTTTTGGTGATGTGAGCTTCGCGGTTCAGGCGCAATTAAAAAACAGCAGTTTCTATACCTGTGATATCGAAAACATTACTGAGAGTGCCTGTGAAGCGGAATGGAACGCTGGTAAGAAAGAAGCGCAGCAAGTTACCTACGATTACACCTATGGTGCGTCTTTGACTTACAAAGCCACCGATAAACTCAGCTTAATGGCAGGCATGAACCGTGGTGAGTTTGATGTGGCCTATGGTACAGGTGAACAAAAAACCGCTGTTGATTTAATCTACGGTGTGGGCGCGACCTGGGGCGACTTCGACAAGAATGGCTTATATGCTGCCGCCAACGTTCACAAAGAAGAGAACCATGATACCGACAACATCGGCCGTTTGATTAAAGATGCCTACGGTGTTGAAACCTTAGTTTCTTACAAGTTTGATAACGGTTTACGTCCATTTGTTTCTTATAACATTCTGGATGCCGGTAAAGACTATGTTATTCAACCAAACTTTAACGCCGATCCGAACGATGTGTTCAAACGTCAGTTTGTAGTTGTTGGTTTACACTTTGTTTGGGATCCAAACACGGTTCTGTATGTTGAAGCACGTAAAGACTACAGCGACTTCACCAGCGCCGACAAAGCACAAGAAGCAAGAATGTCATTATCAGAAGATGACGGCATCGCCATTGGTATCCGCTATACGCTTTAA
- a CDS encoding sulfite exporter TauE/SafE family protein → MELLLEPSNWALLAVIGLIAGFIDAVVGGGGLLSIPALLTLGIPPHTALGTNKFAASFGSSMAAWTYYRQHLLKPSFWYMAFIATFIGAVLGSVLVYLLNAQWLEKALPLLIIGIAIYSLLSPNAISDTDCQAPTKAQSKLKQSLQGLLLGGYDGFAGPGIGAFWTVSSGALYKLPLLHSCALARAMTFTSNLTALAIFGFLGQVHWQIGLWMGLCMMLGSFIGARCAIKFGMPFIRPLFILIVLSIAANLAWSAWF, encoded by the coding sequence TTGGAGTTGTTACTCGAACCCAGTAACTGGGCCCTGTTGGCTGTCATTGGCTTAATTGCAGGTTTTATCGATGCCGTAGTCGGTGGTGGAGGCCTGCTCTCCATTCCTGCCCTGCTCACCCTCGGGATCCCGCCCCACACCGCCTTGGGTACCAATAAATTTGCCGCCAGTTTTGGCTCCTCCATGGCGGCTTGGACCTATTATCGCCAACATCTGCTCAAACCCAGTTTTTGGTATATGGCGTTTATCGCCACCTTTATTGGTGCAGTACTCGGCAGTGTGTTGGTGTACTTGTTAAATGCACAGTGGCTTGAAAAAGCCTTACCACTGCTCATTATTGGCATCGCGATATACAGCTTGCTGAGCCCAAATGCCATCTCGGATACCGATTGTCAGGCACCAACAAAAGCTCAATCTAAACTCAAACAAAGTCTGCAAGGGCTCCTGCTGGGTGGTTATGATGGTTTTGCCGGCCCTGGCATTGGCGCTTTTTGGACTGTAAGTTCAGGCGCTTTGTACAAATTACCGCTGTTGCATAGCTGCGCGCTTGCCAGAGCCATGACCTTTACCAGTAACTTGACGGCGCTAGCGATCTTTGGCTTTCTTGGGCAAGTCCATTGGCAAATCGGCCTATGGATGGGGCTATGTATGATGCTCGGCTCCTTTATCGGCGCCCGCTGCGCGATAAAATTTGGTATGCCTTTTATTCGACCTTTGTTTATATTAATTGTCCTATCAATTGCCGCTAATCTGGCGTGGAGCGCATGGTTTTGA
- a CDS encoding DUF3450 domain-containing protein encodes MSKVSNRTKIATALVGVLALASSNLVVADPLTDVQKADSMIHADAAASQKNVDKYFDQAQDMLFEYGSVADERESLKSYNDYVASLVADQQKTMDAIQTDINGVDKLRQGVVPLMFKMVESLEQFVQLDLPFNSEVRANRVKELKTLLNTAEVTLAEKYRLILDAYSIEREYGSAVAVNQGKLTLDGKEVLVDFFNLGRVALYAQSLDQKTGWMYNPESKGWDKLDDSYLRELTKGIRIARKQGALDLFALPIPAAEAAQ; translated from the coding sequence ATGTCCAAGGTAAGCAATAGAACTAAAATCGCTACTGCACTTGTTGGCGTGCTGGCATTAGCGAGCAGCAACTTAGTAGTTGCAGATCCTCTTACCGACGTGCAAAAAGCGGATAGTATGATCCATGCTGATGCTGCTGCGTCGCAAAAGAATGTTGATAAGTATTTCGATCAAGCACAAGACATGCTTTTTGAGTATGGTTCTGTGGCTGATGAGCGTGAGTCACTGAAGTCCTATAACGATTACGTTGCCAGCTTAGTTGCTGACCAACAAAAAACGATGGACGCGATTCAAACTGACATTAACGGCGTAGATAAACTGCGTCAGGGCGTTGTGCCTTTAATGTTTAAAATGGTTGAGTCTTTAGAACAGTTCGTTCAATTAGATCTGCCATTTAACTCTGAAGTTCGCGCTAACCGCGTTAAAGAGTTAAAAACACTGTTAAACACTGCTGAAGTGACTTTAGCAGAAAAATACCGTTTGATTCTGGATGCGTACAGCATCGAGCGTGAATACGGTAGTGCTGTTGCAGTTAACCAAGGTAAATTGACCTTAGACGGTAAAGAAGTGTTAGTAGACTTCTTTAACTTAGGTCGCGTAGCTCTTTATGCTCAGAGCTTAGATCAAAAGACTGGCTGGATGTACAACCCAGAATCTAAGGGTTGGGATAAGTTAGATGACAGCTATTTGCGTGAACTGACAAAAGGTATCCGCATTGCCCGTAAACAAGGCGCTCTAGATCTATTCGCGTTACCAATCCCAGCTGCGGAGGCTGCACAATAA
- a CDS encoding TonB-dependent receptor domain-containing protein translates to MYTNSKIANSIRIALVSGAALTVLAAPTTFAADEDGAKVERIEVTGSRIKRTDMETTVPITVLSREDIAQTGAINVADILNSSPVTIAGSDQSNSAFSTSTVGLNTTSLRNLGDSRTLVLVNGRRFVSGVDPSSGYAVDLNAIPTSMIERIEILKSASSAVYGSDAVAGVVNIITRKDFEGVELNAQTGISGESDRKTKTISLTSGKTWSGGNAWISLGYDDDEGIKATDRDFSKQDLAVFLDDDGNEYAGPLNSSYPPQGRIGKYNGDGTPYSGATGSFNRASYRQLVTPLERKYAAAGLNMELADNVSMFTEVNWNTTKTKDSTIEPTPLDVVNDVWLKNRNGKGGMDINSPLIPDALRNALIADGITNLNQTSFVRRLVEFGPRSTDLERDTVRIATGIDWAINDTWASQTYLTWGRTDQLQDNGGQVNKERAALALDVIKDANGNLVCANELARLQGCVPLDLFGAGTVSDEAVKYVESPAKATGQAEQFVLGSNITGALPVALPGGDIGVAMGVEYREERGVYSPGDLAQTGASSTNQSDPTDGKLYSKDVYVEAILPVLEDLEFDLAARFADHSVTGGDWTWNAGLEYTPFDSFKVRASAATAIRTPNISDLYGGRGETFSTVADPCDGIDAATTGNAAANCRSIQSISDRIAADGAFNLTQAERQGTGGTQGGNPDVKAETADTWSAGIIWQIVDDLAFTLDYYDISVKDAISTTSRTTVLNRCFDVDPSNFSQNCNGAAIRDQNGALIEVHSGTSNENNIDTSGIDAEFNYTTDIGPGSFKAQLVWNYTNEYVVTGILSGESIDYVGEVLYPEHRANLNLSYALNEMSFAWRMRYWDSVVDSIDGSNGNFTDGAALTTFNKIDAVLYHDLNASYTFSNGWEAMVGVRNLFDKQPPLLPQGSNSGATGINTASEAYDVTGRYFYAGLTAKF, encoded by the coding sequence ATGTATACGAATAGTAAAATAGCTAATTCAATACGTATCGCACTGGTCAGTGGTGCTGCTTTAACTGTACTAGCCGCACCAACAACATTTGCTGCTGATGAAGACGGCGCTAAAGTTGAACGTATTGAAGTAACAGGGTCTCGTATCAAACGGACAGATATGGAAACAACAGTGCCCATTACTGTCTTATCAAGAGAGGATATTGCGCAAACGGGTGCGATTAACGTAGCGGATATCTTAAACTCATCGCCTGTAACTATCGCGGGTTCTGACCAATCAAACAGTGCATTCTCAACCTCTACTGTAGGTTTGAACACAACGTCTTTACGTAATCTTGGTGACTCAAGAACGTTGGTTCTTGTAAATGGTCGTCGATTTGTATCTGGTGTTGATCCTTCAAGTGGTTATGCTGTCGACTTGAACGCAATTCCAACATCAATGATTGAACGAATTGAAATCTTGAAGAGCGCATCTTCAGCTGTATACGGTTCAGATGCTGTTGCAGGTGTTGTGAACATTATTACTCGTAAGGATTTTGAAGGCGTTGAATTAAACGCTCAAACAGGTATTTCTGGAGAAAGTGATCGTAAAACCAAAACGATCAGTTTAACGTCTGGTAAGACTTGGTCTGGTGGTAACGCTTGGATTTCGTTAGGTTATGACGACGACGAAGGTATTAAAGCTACCGATCGTGATTTTTCCAAGCAAGACTTAGCTGTATTTTTGGATGACGATGGTAACGAATATGCAGGACCATTAAACTCATCATATCCTCCACAAGGGCGTATTGGTAAGTACAATGGTGATGGTACACCTTATTCTGGCGCAACAGGAAGCTTTAACCGTGCATCATACCGTCAGTTGGTCACTCCGTTAGAGCGTAAGTATGCTGCCGCAGGCTTGAATATGGAGCTTGCTGACAACGTATCTATGTTCACTGAAGTGAACTGGAATACGACTAAAACAAAAGATTCAACGATTGAGCCAACTCCTTTGGATGTTGTTAACGATGTGTGGTTGAAGAATCGCAATGGTAAAGGAGGAATGGATATCAATTCTCCTTTAATTCCTGATGCACTTCGTAATGCTCTGATTGCCGATGGCATTACAAACTTAAATCAAACCTCATTTGTTCGTCGTCTCGTTGAATTTGGTCCACGTTCAACTGACTTAGAGCGTGATACTGTTCGTATCGCAACTGGTATCGACTGGGCTATCAATGATACGTGGGCATCACAAACGTACCTAACTTGGGGTCGTACAGACCAGCTGCAGGATAACGGTGGCCAAGTGAATAAAGAGCGTGCTGCTCTGGCATTAGATGTCATTAAAGATGCCAATGGCAACTTGGTTTGTGCTAATGAGTTAGCTCGCCTACAAGGTTGTGTTCCATTAGACTTATTTGGTGCCGGCACTGTTTCTGATGAAGCGGTAAAATATGTCGAGTCTCCAGCTAAAGCGACTGGTCAAGCAGAACAGTTTGTATTGGGTAGCAACATAACAGGTGCTTTACCTGTTGCCCTCCCTGGCGGTGACATCGGTGTAGCAATGGGAGTTGAATATCGCGAGGAGCGCGGTGTTTATAGCCCTGGTGACTTAGCTCAAACTGGTGCTTCAAGTACTAACCAGTCGGATCCAACTGATGGTAAGTTATACTCAAAAGACGTTTATGTTGAGGCCATTTTACCTGTATTGGAAGATTTAGAATTCGATCTGGCGGCTCGTTTTGCTGATCACTCTGTAACAGGTGGTGATTGGACATGGAACGCTGGTTTAGAGTATACGCCATTTGACTCATTCAAAGTGAGAGCTTCTGCGGCAACAGCAATTCGTACTCCTAACATCTCTGATTTGTATGGTGGCCGAGGCGAGACATTCTCAACCGTAGCAGATCCTTGTGACGGTATTGATGCAGCTACTACAGGAAACGCAGCAGCTAACTGCCGTTCTATTCAGTCTATTAGTGATAGGATTGCTGCAGATGGTGCATTTAACTTGACTCAAGCAGAACGCCAAGGCACTGGTGGTACCCAAGGTGGTAATCCAGACGTTAAAGCTGAAACAGCTGATACATGGAGTGCTGGTATCATTTGGCAAATCGTTGACGATCTAGCATTTACTCTAGATTATTATGATATTTCTGTGAAAGATGCTATTTCGACTACAAGCCGTACAACCGTGCTAAACCGTTGTTTTGACGTTGACCCTAGCAACTTCTCTCAAAACTGTAATGGGGCAGCAATACGTGACCAAAATGGTGCATTGATTGAAGTTCACTCTGGTACTTCGAACGAAAACAACATTGATACATCAGGTATTGATGCTGAGTTTAACTATACAACAGATATTGGCCCAGGTAGTTTCAAAGCGCAATTAGTTTGGAACTATACAAATGAGTACGTAGTAACAGGTATTCTTTCTGGCGAATCAATTGATTATGTTGGTGAAGTTCTTTACCCAGAGCACAGAGCTAACTTGAACTTATCATATGCACTGAATGAGATGAGTTTTGCATGGCGCATGCGTTACTGGGATTCAGTTGTTGACTCTATTGATGGAAGTAACGGCAACTTTACTGATGGTGCGGCTCTGACTACGTTCAATAAGATTGATGCGGTTCTTTATCATGATCTGAACGCAAGCTACACATTCTCTAATGGATGGGAGGCTATGGTTGGTGTTCGAAACCTATTTGATAAGCAACCTCCGTTGTTACCACAGGGTTCTAACTCTGGTGCAACAGGTATCAATACTGCTTCTGAAGCATATGATGTAACTGGACGTTATTTCTATGCAGGTTTAACTGCTAAGTTTTAA
- a CDS encoding TonB-dependent receptor: MHKNNLLAKSVRLALIGGMTATVLNAPFTFAAEEDGAKVERIAVTGSRIKRADMETASPVSVIDASAIISSGAISVDEVLQKMTSAGGAMTNAGINNGSGGNTRINLRGLGTNRTLVLVNGRRMIASGTGAASSVDLNTIPVSMIQRVEVLKDGASAIYGTDAIAGVVNVILKRDFEGFEVNVQTGISAEGDADETTIDMTLGNTFDKGNLVFGAQYTKRGEASQADRGFSDCPVTETKPDANGKISLYCGGSGYSQGGHIWGDTASLSGLGGTYHEYVTANDAYNYAKDSYLFTPMDRLNLTVAGTYELTENTRFFTEAMYSKRWSNQQMAPQPIWNNDAWVYDPISAGGWMTDDLLPWIKPGEELAYGRRMVESGTRDFNQVVDTVRIVVGVEGEFENGWSWDASYNKGRNDSVDTLANLHNLGSINAAVLEGKFDPFLQSSWQGESIAPYIYTEVNSGGSELDIVAATLSGDIVELPAGMMGFAAGYENRKEAAKFTPDSLTAQGLANDPRVEPTSGDFSVNEVYAELAIPLLSNIPLVQQLDLSAAMRYFDYSTFGDDTTWKLGLTWRVYDDLMLRGGLSTAFRAPTVDELYGGKSPSFEQIVHPATEQDQAEVTVGGNPLLTPEEADITTVGLVYSPSFVEGLSMTVDYYDIEISNTITSVDNNYIANQCLDATGNLINTGTALCQSSNIQIDNSGRIKFDNGLQNIGATNTSGYDINVAYAFDALGLDWKVGWDTSILTNYEEFDPDGVAVDYRGYITGGAGAYAKLKSNINLTATADDWSFTYEARYIDGMDSFACIGKESKCYAPSVGSVVYHDLSGSYDLTNNIRLSGGINNLFDKEPPYYTGNNDSNTDPYTYDVLGRYFFVRASMKF; this comes from the coding sequence ATGCATAAGAATAACTTACTGGCCAAATCAGTGCGCTTAGCACTAATTGGTGGGATGACTGCTACGGTATTAAATGCACCTTTCACTTTTGCCGCAGAGGAAGATGGAGCAAAAGTTGAACGTATTGCAGTAACTGGCTCGCGTATTAAACGTGCCGATATGGAAACTGCTAGCCCTGTGAGCGTAATTGATGCCTCGGCAATCATTTCATCTGGCGCAATTTCAGTGGATGAAGTTTTACAAAAAATGACATCAGCGGGTGGTGCAATGACCAACGCTGGTATCAATAACGGTTCGGGCGGTAATACTCGTATTAACTTAAGGGGTTTAGGTACTAACCGTACTTTAGTGCTTGTTAACGGTCGCCGTATGATTGCATCAGGTACGGGAGCAGCTTCAAGTGTGGACCTTAACACTATTCCTGTTTCGATGATTCAACGCGTTGAAGTCCTTAAAGATGGGGCTTCCGCTATCTATGGTACTGATGCTATCGCTGGCGTGGTAAACGTTATTCTTAAGAGAGACTTTGAGGGCTTTGAAGTCAACGTTCAAACAGGGATCTCTGCAGAAGGTGATGCGGACGAAACAACGATCGATATGACATTGGGAAATACCTTTGATAAAGGTAACCTTGTTTTCGGTGCTCAATATACCAAGCGTGGTGAAGCTAGCCAAGCTGACCGCGGATTCTCTGATTGTCCTGTAACTGAAACTAAACCGGATGCAAATGGAAAGATTAGCCTGTATTGCGGTGGTAGTGGTTATTCTCAAGGCGGTCATATTTGGGGCGATACGGCCAGTTTAAGTGGCCTTGGCGGTACTTACCATGAATATGTCACTGCAAATGATGCTTATAATTACGCAAAAGACAGTTATTTATTCACACCAATGGATCGCCTAAATTTAACTGTTGCTGGTACTTATGAGCTGACTGAAAACACTCGCTTCTTTACCGAAGCTATGTACTCCAAGCGTTGGTCTAACCAACAAATGGCACCTCAGCCAATTTGGAATAATGATGCTTGGGTTTACGACCCTATTTCAGCCGGTGGCTGGATGACCGATGACTTACTACCTTGGATTAAACCTGGTGAAGAGTTAGCTTATGGTCGCAGAATGGTAGAATCTGGTACCCGTGACTTTAATCAAGTTGTTGATACTGTTCGTATCGTTGTTGGTGTTGAAGGTGAGTTCGAAAACGGCTGGAGCTGGGATGCATCATACAACAAGGGTCGCAACGATTCTGTCGATACTCTAGCAAACTTACATAACTTAGGCTCAATAAACGCTGCTGTTTTGGAAGGTAAATTTGATCCATTCCTCCAATCTTCATGGCAGGGTGAGAGCATTGCTCCATATATCTACACTGAAGTTAACAGTGGTGGTAGTGAGTTGGATATCGTTGCAGCAACTTTGTCGGGCGATATTGTTGAATTGCCTGCAGGTATGATGGGATTTGCTGCTGGTTATGAAAATCGTAAAGAGGCTGCAAAGTTCACTCCTGACTCTTTGACGGCACAAGGACTCGCGAATGATCCTCGTGTAGAACCAACAAGTGGAGATTTCAGCGTAAATGAAGTTTATGCGGAATTAGCCATTCCATTACTGAGTAACATTCCTTTAGTGCAGCAATTAGATCTTAGTGCCGCAATGCGTTACTTTGATTACAGCACATTTGGTGATGATACCACATGGAAGCTGGGCTTAACTTGGCGTGTATACGATGACTTAATGTTACGTGGTGGTTTATCTACTGCATTCCGAGCACCAACTGTCGATGAATTATATGGCGGTAAGTCTCCGTCATTTGAACAAATTGTTCATCCTGCAACTGAGCAAGACCAAGCTGAAGTAACTGTGGGCGGTAACCCATTACTCACACCAGAAGAAGCTGATATTACTACAGTAGGTTTAGTTTACTCTCCAAGCTTCGTAGAAGGGCTGTCGATGACAGTTGACTACTACGATATTGAGATTTCAAACACTATTACTTCCGTTGATAACAACTACATTGCGAACCAATGTTTGGATGCAACGGGCAATCTTATCAATACAGGCACAGCACTGTGCCAATCTTCAAATATCCAAATCGATAACAGTGGTCGTATCAAGTTCGATAACGGATTACAGAACATTGGTGCTACCAACACTTCTGGTTACGATATCAACGTTGCCTACGCATTTGATGCTTTAGGACTTGATTGGAAAGTGGGTTGGGATACTTCAATTCTAACTAATTACGAAGAGTTCGATCCTGATGGTGTAGCTGTAGATTACCGTGGCTATATTACGGGTGGTGCTGGAGCATATGCGAAACTTAAGAGTAATATCAATCTCACCGCGACAGCCGATGACTGGAGCTTCACTTACGAAGCTCGTTATATTGATGGCATGGACTCATTCGCGTGTATTGGTAAAGAGTCTAAGTGTTATGCTCCATCAGTAGGTAGTGTTGTTTACCATGACCTATCAGGTTCATATGATTTAACGAATAATATTCGTTTATCAGGTGGTATTAACAACCTCTTTGATAAAGAACCTCCTTACTATACTGGTAACAATGATTCGAATACTGACCCTTACACTTATGATGTGTTAGGCCGTTACTTCTTTGTTCGTGCAAGTATGAAGTTCTAA